In the genome of Hymenobacter taeanensis, one region contains:
- the hemW gene encoding radical SAM family heme chaperone HemW: MSGLYLHIPFCKQACHYCDFHFSTSMALKSRFVEALVREMELRRDYLGPAPQLSTIYFGGGTPSLLTAPELDTIFEAIHRNFSVAPDAEITLEANPDDLTALKLRELAASPVNRLSIGLQTFHEPHLRRMNRAHSAEESRACVEWAQDAGFENISVDLIYGVPAEGHDIWERDMEIAFGLGVPHMSCYALTIEPDTVFGRQLKKGKFLAAPEEFVAHQFERLLQEIHRHGYQQYEISNFCQPGRESRHNSAYWRGVPYLGLGPSAHSFNGPSRQYTVANNPQYVQAILDRAEVPATIEQLSPTDRANEYLMTSLRTAQGCDLGHLRDTLGVDLLGPRAAYLQELQRAGWATLSPQHVLLLTDQGKLLADQITLELFQEEQ; the protein is encoded by the coding sequence ATGTCCGGCCTCTACCTTCATATTCCCTTCTGCAAACAAGCCTGCCACTACTGCGACTTCCACTTCAGCACCTCCATGGCGCTGAAGAGCCGTTTTGTGGAGGCGCTGGTGCGGGAAATGGAGCTGCGCCGCGACTACCTCGGTCCGGCCCCGCAGCTTTCTACCATTTACTTCGGAGGCGGCACGCCTTCCCTGCTGACTGCGCCCGAGCTCGACACGATTTTTGAGGCCATTCACCGGAATTTCTCCGTAGCCCCCGATGCCGAAATCACCCTGGAGGCTAACCCCGACGACCTTACGGCCCTGAAGCTGCGGGAGCTGGCGGCCTCGCCGGTTAACCGCCTGAGCATCGGCCTGCAAACCTTCCACGAGCCCCACCTGCGCCGGATGAACCGGGCCCACTCCGCGGAGGAGTCGCGGGCCTGCGTGGAATGGGCGCAGGACGCGGGCTTCGAGAACATTTCCGTGGACCTGATTTATGGGGTGCCAGCTGAAGGCCACGACATCTGGGAGCGGGATATGGAAATTGCTTTCGGGTTGGGCGTTCCGCATATGTCCTGCTACGCCCTCACCATTGAGCCCGACACGGTATTTGGGCGGCAACTGAAGAAGGGCAAGTTTCTGGCGGCCCCCGAGGAGTTTGTGGCCCATCAGTTTGAACGGCTGCTCCAAGAAATACACCGCCACGGTTACCAGCAGTACGAAATCAGCAACTTCTGCCAGCCCGGCCGCGAGTCGCGCCACAACTCAGCCTATTGGCGCGGGGTGCCTTACCTGGGCCTGGGCCCCAGCGCCCACTCCTTCAACGGGCCTAGCCGCCAGTACACCGTGGCCAACAACCCGCAGTACGTGCAGGCCATCCTCGACCGCGCCGAGGTGCCCGCCACTATAGAGCAACTCTCCCCCACCGACCGCGCCAACGAGTACCTCATGACCAGCCTGCGCACCGCCCAGGGCTGCGACCTAGGCCACCTTCGCGACACCCTCGGCGTAGACCTGCTGGGCCCGCGGGCCGCCTACCTACAGGAGCTGCAACGCGCCGGCTGGGCCACACTCAGCCCCCAGCATGTGCTCCTCCTCACCGACCAAGGCAAGCTGCTGGCCGACCAGATTACGCTGGAGCTTTTTCAGGAAGAGCAGTAA
- a CDS encoding Hsp20/alpha crystallin family protein, with protein sequence MAIQKYQDSFSDLASSSFSTMLDRFFNDSMAARGRVNSFSPHVDAYETEKSFEIEAALPGMKREDIKVDFHQGRLTISGERHFRNEQNERRYHLVESSYGSFHRSFQLPDTVDASRIEASFENGMLHIVVPKDQQKTMRHQIEVRGGQSSPAQGGANGQGNNGQMSERVGQQATDVTVQSDTTSEAQSSQNTTDAMQEMQNRPQSSGVGS encoded by the coding sequence ATGGCTATTCAGAAATATCAAGACTCATTTTCCGACTTGGCCTCTTCAAGCTTCAGCACGATGCTTGATCGGTTTTTCAACGACTCAATGGCGGCGCGCGGACGCGTGAACAGCTTTTCGCCTCACGTAGATGCGTATGAAACCGAGAAAAGCTTTGAAATAGAAGCCGCACTGCCGGGCATGAAGCGCGAGGATATTAAGGTTGATTTCCACCAGGGGCGCCTTACTATCTCGGGTGAGCGGCACTTCCGCAATGAGCAGAATGAGCGGCGCTACCACTTGGTAGAGAGCTCCTACGGCTCCTTCCACCGTTCTTTCCAACTCCCCGACACCGTTGATGCCAGCCGCATTGAGGCCTCCTTTGAGAATGGAATGCTGCACATTGTGGTGCCCAAAGACCAGCAGAAAACCATGCGGCACCAGATTGAGGTGCGCGGCGGCCAGAGCAGCCCAGCCCAGGGTGGCGCTAACGGCCAGGGCAATAACGGCCAGATGTCGGAGCGCGTGGGCCAGCAGGCCACCGATGTAACGGTGCAGTCTGATACCACCTCTGAGGCCCAGAGCAGCCAAAACACCACCGATGCCATGCAGGAAATGCAGAACCGTCCGCAGAGCTCGGGGGTTGGCTCCTAG
- a CDS encoding nuclear transport factor 2 family protein has product MNEHLSVLHTYFDLVQVFSIDETAYAAVLHPDVEQLEFPNLLHKTIQRRSFDDIMANLRAGRELLRDPTFEVHSTQHCPDGSIIVEGRWQAITTNDIGQLLRGQRLSAQLCLIFEFQDGKIYRQRRYPCYDLA; this is encoded by the coding sequence ATGAACGAGCACCTATCCGTTCTTCACACCTATTTCGATTTAGTACAGGTATTTAGCATTGATGAGACGGCGTATGCTGCCGTGCTCCACCCCGATGTAGAGCAGCTGGAGTTTCCTAACCTGTTGCACAAAACCATACAGCGCCGGTCTTTCGATGATATTATGGCAAACCTGCGGGCCGGCCGCGAGCTGCTCCGCGACCCTACCTTTGAGGTGCACAGCACGCAGCACTGCCCCGATGGCAGCATTATAGTGGAGGGCCGTTGGCAGGCTATTACCACCAACGATATAGGCCAGCTGTTGCGCGGGCAGCGCCTGTCGGCGCAGCTGTGCCTGATTTTTGAATTTCAGGACGGCAAAATCTATCGGCAGCGCCGCTACCCCTGCTACGACCTGGCGTAG
- a CDS encoding ribonucleoside-diphosphate reductase subunit alpha codes for MLVIKRDGRRESVKFDKVTARIEKLCYGLNQNFISPIEVAKKVIDGIYDGVTTIELDNLAAETAASLTTKHPDYAILAARIAVSNLHKVTSKSFSSTMKRLHTYEDPKTGENASLIAQDVWEIVHANAATLDSAIIYDRDYNYDYFGFKTLERSYLLRLDGKVVERPQHMIMRVAVGIHKHDINAAIETYNLMSERWFTHATPTLFNAGTPKPQLSSCFLLTMKDDSIEGIYDTLKNCALISQSAGGIGLAVHNVRATGSYIKGTNGTSNGLTPMLKVFNDTARYVDQGGGKRKGAFAMYLEPWHADIFDFLDLKKNHGKEEMRARDLFYALWTPDLFMKRVEANGDWTLMCPNECPGLDECYGEEFEKLYQKYEREGRGRKTIKAQDLWFAILESQTETGTPYMLFKDAANNKSNQKNLGTIKSSNLCTEIMEYTDKDEIAVCNLASLALPRYVRPDEAGNLFFDHQKLYEVTYHATMNLNKVIDINYYPVIEAERSNFRHRPIGLGVQGLADTFIALRMPFESDEASGLNKDIFETIYFAAMTASKDLAIRDGHYETFPGSPLSKGQFQFDMWGVTPDSGRWDWESLRAEVVKHGVRNSLLVAPMPTASTAQILGNNESFEPYTSNIYVRRVLSGEFMVVNKHLLKDLVKLGLWNDQMKNAIIAANGSVQDIPNIPQNIKDLYKTVWEISQRRIIDMSADRGAYICQSQSLNLHVLNVNFGKLTSMHFHSWKKGLKTGMYYLRTKAAVDAIKFTVQKQAAETLEPLNVSAQNASDMACSLDNPDACEACGS; via the coding sequence ATGTTGGTAATCAAACGCGACGGCCGCCGCGAGTCCGTTAAATTCGATAAAGTAACGGCCCGCATTGAGAAGCTCTGCTACGGGCTGAACCAGAACTTCATCTCCCCGATTGAGGTGGCCAAGAAGGTTATCGACGGTATTTATGACGGCGTAACCACCATTGAGCTGGACAACCTGGCGGCTGAAACCGCGGCGTCGCTCACCACCAAGCACCCCGACTACGCTATTCTGGCGGCGCGCATTGCCGTGAGTAACCTGCACAAGGTGACCAGCAAGTCGTTTAGCAGCACCATGAAGCGGCTGCACACCTACGAGGACCCCAAGACCGGCGAAAACGCCTCCTTGATTGCCCAGGACGTGTGGGAAATTGTGCACGCCAACGCGGCTACCCTCGACTCGGCCATTATCTATGACCGCGACTACAACTACGACTATTTCGGCTTCAAGACGCTGGAGCGCTCCTACCTGCTGCGCCTCGATGGCAAGGTAGTAGAGCGGCCCCAGCACATGATTATGCGCGTGGCCGTAGGCATTCATAAGCACGACATCAACGCCGCCATCGAGACCTACAACCTCATGAGCGAGCGGTGGTTCACGCACGCCACGCCTACGCTGTTCAACGCCGGTACGCCCAAGCCCCAGCTCAGCTCGTGCTTCCTGCTCACGATGAAGGACGACTCCATTGAGGGCATTTACGACACGCTGAAGAACTGCGCCCTGATTTCGCAGAGCGCCGGTGGTATTGGCCTGGCCGTGCACAATGTGCGCGCCACGGGCTCGTACATCAAAGGCACCAACGGCACCTCTAACGGCCTCACGCCCATGCTGAAGGTGTTCAACGACACGGCCCGCTACGTAGACCAGGGCGGTGGCAAGCGCAAGGGCGCTTTCGCTATGTACCTGGAGCCCTGGCACGCCGACATCTTCGACTTCCTGGATCTGAAGAAGAACCACGGCAAGGAAGAGATGCGCGCCCGTGACTTGTTCTACGCCCTCTGGACGCCCGACCTGTTCATGAAGCGCGTGGAAGCCAACGGCGACTGGACGCTGATGTGCCCCAACGAGTGCCCTGGCCTGGACGAGTGCTACGGCGAGGAGTTTGAGAAGCTCTACCAGAAGTATGAGCGCGAAGGCCGCGGCCGCAAGACCATTAAGGCCCAGGACCTATGGTTTGCCATTCTGGAAAGCCAGACCGAGACCGGTACGCCCTACATGCTGTTCAAGGACGCCGCCAACAACAAGAGCAACCAGAAGAACCTCGGTACCATCAAGAGCTCCAACCTCTGCACCGAGATTATGGAGTACACCGACAAGGACGAAATTGCCGTGTGCAACCTAGCCTCGTTGGCGCTGCCCCGCTATGTGCGCCCCGACGAAGCCGGCAACCTGTTCTTCGACCACCAGAAGCTCTACGAGGTAACCTACCACGCCACGATGAACCTTAACAAGGTTATCGACATCAATTACTACCCTGTAATTGAGGCCGAGCGTAGTAACTTCCGTCACCGCCCCATCGGGCTGGGCGTGCAGGGCCTCGCTGATACGTTCATTGCCCTGCGCATGCCCTTCGAGAGCGACGAAGCCAGCGGCCTGAACAAGGATATCTTCGAGACCATCTACTTCGCGGCCATGACGGCCTCCAAGGACCTCGCCATCCGCGACGGCCACTACGAGACCTTCCCCGGCTCGCCCCTGAGCAAGGGCCAGTTCCAGTTCGATATGTGGGGCGTAACGCCCGACTCCGGCCGTTGGGATTGGGAAAGCCTGCGCGCTGAGGTAGTGAAGCACGGCGTACGCAACTCCCTGCTGGTAGCCCCCATGCCAACCGCCTCTACGGCCCAGATCCTGGGGAATAACGAGTCGTTTGAGCCGTACACCTCCAACATTTATGTGCGCCGCGTGCTGAGCGGGGAGTTCATGGTGGTGAACAAGCACCTGCTCAAGGACCTGGTGAAGCTAGGCCTGTGGAACGACCAGATGAAGAACGCCATCATTGCCGCCAACGGCTCGGTGCAGGACATCCCGAACATTCCGCAGAACATCAAGGACCTGTACAAGACGGTGTGGGAGATTTCGCAGCGCCGCATTATTGATATGTCGGCCGACCGGGGCGCGTACATCTGCCAGAGCCAGAGCCTGAACCTGCACGTGCTGAACGTGAACTTCGGTAAGCTCACCAGCATGCACTTCCACAGCTGGAAGAAGGGCCTGAAAACCGGCATGTACTACCTGCGCACCAAAGCCGCCGTGGATGCCATCAAGTTCACGGTGCAGAAGCAAGCCGCCGAGACCCTGGAGCCGCTAAACGTATCGGCCCAGAACGCCTCCGACATGGCCTGCTCCCTGGATAACCCAGACGCCTGCGAGGCCTGCGGTTCGTAA
- a CDS encoding DUF5694 domain-containing protein, whose product MRHFLVPCLGGLLSLLGCAASSRTPATAYPAEKHTDILLVATPHLAQLYKEANPLTDVLTTRRQTELAAFRDQVLRFRPDAIMVEELPSQQARLDSLYTLYQQDKLNPNTMPGGRSEIYQLAFPMAKRLGLNRIYCVNSEGGTSQSILHEGTNIKLYQEGTTEHRAYYAPTVQQWEKGDLTMAQLLTFLNTPAFLQQLHTLVYRTPARVTDGTLKADEMVDAAFIKPHYVGAEFISVMYNRDLKIYSNIVTTQLATRSSRVLTIIGGRHVASLQGIFGTDPSYRVVPSATYLKQK is encoded by the coding sequence ATGCGTCACTTCCTGGTTCCGTGCCTTGGCGGCCTCCTGAGCCTGCTGGGCTGTGCTGCTTCCTCCCGCACGCCCGCCACTGCTTACCCTGCCGAAAAGCACACAGATATTTTACTGGTGGCTACCCCGCATCTGGCGCAGCTCTACAAGGAAGCCAACCCACTAACGGATGTACTCACAACCCGGCGGCAAACGGAGTTGGCCGCCTTCCGCGACCAGGTGCTGCGGTTTCGGCCCGATGCTATTATGGTAGAGGAGCTGCCCTCACAGCAGGCCCGCCTCGACAGCCTGTACACGCTTTATCAGCAGGACAAGCTAAACCCAAATACTATGCCCGGGGGCCGCTCTGAAATATACCAGCTGGCTTTCCCGATGGCTAAGCGCCTGGGTCTAAACCGTATTTATTGCGTTAACTCCGAGGGCGGCACGTCGCAGAGCATCCTGCATGAGGGCACTAACATCAAGCTTTACCAAGAGGGCACCACCGAGCACCGGGCGTATTACGCCCCTACCGTGCAGCAGTGGGAGAAGGGTGACCTCACTATGGCACAACTGCTGACCTTCCTGAATACCCCTGCCTTCCTGCAGCAGCTGCACACGCTGGTGTACCGCACGCCGGCCCGGGTAACCGATGGCACCCTTAAGGCCGATGAGATGGTGGACGCGGCCTTCATTAAGCCGCACTACGTGGGCGCCGAATTTATCTCGGTGATGTACAACCGCGACCTGAAGATCTACTCCAATATAGTGACCACCCAACTGGCCACACGCAGCTCCCGGGTGCTTACCATTATTGGTGGTCGGCACGTGGCATCTCTGCAAGGCATTTTCGGTACTGATCCCTCTTACAGGGTTGTGCCATCCGCAACGTACCTCAAGCAGAAATAA
- a CDS encoding cyclase family protein has product MFATYPYHGRTFSFNPQAPLDISLPLAPGENQVNCFWAEPVQFDVIRVGSFVGSVADGGSTNYKRVHVTPHGNGTHTECYGHISAEPHATLNRCLRRFLFVARLVSVQPRPQPNGDQVVMLEDVRRELVGGPAAAVRPEAIILRTLPNHKAKRTRHYSGTNPTYLEPALGQYLAEQHVEHLLLDLPSVDREEDGGELRAHHGFWQYPHATRHAATITELIFVPDELEDGLYLLNLQVTSLELDASPSKPVLYALT; this is encoded by the coding sequence ATGTTCGCTACTTATCCGTACCACGGCCGCACCTTTTCCTTCAACCCACAAGCTCCACTGGATATTTCTCTGCCTTTGGCGCCGGGCGAGAATCAGGTTAACTGCTTCTGGGCCGAGCCGGTGCAGTTTGATGTGATTCGGGTGGGCAGCTTCGTGGGCAGTGTGGCGGATGGCGGCAGCACTAACTATAAGCGCGTGCACGTGACGCCCCATGGCAATGGCACCCACACCGAGTGCTACGGCCATATCTCCGCTGAGCCGCATGCCACGCTCAACCGTTGCCTGCGCCGCTTCCTGTTTGTGGCGCGGCTGGTTTCGGTGCAGCCCCGCCCCCAACCCAACGGCGACCAGGTAGTGATGCTGGAAGATGTACGGCGAGAGCTGGTAGGCGGCCCCGCTGCTGCCGTTCGTCCCGAGGCCATTATTCTGCGGACCCTACCCAACCACAAAGCCAAGCGCACTCGCCACTACTCCGGCACCAACCCCACCTACCTGGAGCCCGCGCTAGGCCAGTACTTAGCGGAGCAGCACGTTGAACATTTGTTGTTGGACCTGCCCAGCGTAGACCGCGAAGAGGATGGTGGGGAGCTACGGGCCCACCACGGCTTCTGGCAGTACCCTCACGCCACGCGCCACGCTGCTACCATCACGGAGCTCATCTTCGTGCCCGATGAGCTTGAGGACGGCCTATACCTGCTTAATCTGCAGGTTACCAGCCTCGAGCTGGATGCCAGCCCCAGCAAACCAGTGCTCTACGCCCTAACCTAA
- the rpmA gene encoding 50S ribosomal protein L27, with protein MAHKKGVGSSNNGRESHSKRLGVKIFGGQGIIAGNIIVRQRGTKHHPGQNVGIGKDHTLFAMIDGTVQFRKGRKDRSFVSVVPGVVEAAEVHTSATASAEAHDNA; from the coding sequence ATGGCACACAAGAAAGGCGTAGGTAGCTCCAACAACGGTCGTGAATCGCATTCCAAGCGTCTCGGCGTGAAAATTTTCGGTGGTCAGGGCATCATCGCTGGCAACATTATCGTTCGTCAGCGTGGCACTAAGCACCACCCCGGTCAGAACGTGGGTATCGGCAAAGACCACACCCTGTTCGCTATGATCGACGGCACAGTGCAGTTCCGCAAGGGCCGCAAAGACCGTTCGTTCGTATCGGTAGTTCCCGGTGTAGTAGAAGCTGCTGAAGTACACACGTCGGCTACGGCCTCTGCTGAAGCACACGACAACGCATAA
- the rplU gene encoding 50S ribosomal protein L21, producing MYAIVNIAGKQTKVEANKFVYAHKLAGNVGDSVELGKALLTDDNGTVTIGAPLLDVTVTGTILAHVKGDKVLVFKKKRRKGYKKLNGHRQQFTKVMINTIG from the coding sequence ATGTACGCAATTGTCAACATAGCCGGGAAGCAGACCAAGGTCGAAGCCAATAAATTTGTATACGCCCACAAGCTGGCTGGCAACGTCGGCGACAGCGTAGAGCTGGGTAAAGCCCTCCTCACCGATGATAACGGAACCGTTACCATTGGAGCTCCGCTGCTGGACGTAACTGTAACCGGAACCATTCTGGCCCACGTAAAGGGTGATAAGGTTCTGGTGTTCAAGAAGAAGCGCCGTAAGGGCTACAAGAAGCTGAACGGCCACCGTCAGCAGTTCACCAAAGTAATGATCAACACTATTGGGTAA
- a CDS encoding alpha/beta fold hydrolase codes for MIYLIPGLGADERIFRNLQPLLQHKSQVVLWLTPEPDETLPHYAARMSAKIPAGQVGLLVGVSFGGMVALEITRMRPELRTVLISSIPDSSCLPPLLRLIRATGVYHLVPPRLLKLFPRAGQWYFGVKNQEYPLFKEILRDMEPVYTKWAINRLMHWDSTNAGTSIQILGTHDWVFPPGPTPVEYLIRGGGHFMVISHAPEIAAILNKLAAEFEHTAKLTNATSSHS; via the coding sequence ATGATCTACCTCATTCCTGGCTTGGGGGCCGACGAGCGGATTTTCCGGAACCTGCAGCCTCTGCTGCAGCACAAGAGCCAGGTGGTGCTTTGGCTTACACCCGAGCCGGATGAGACCTTGCCCCACTACGCGGCCCGTATGTCGGCCAAAATTCCGGCGGGGCAGGTGGGGTTGTTGGTGGGCGTGTCGTTCGGTGGAATGGTGGCCCTGGAAATCACGCGGATGCGGCCGGAGCTGCGCACGGTGCTCATTTCCAGCATCCCCGACTCTAGCTGCCTGCCGCCGCTGCTGCGCCTGATTCGGGCTACGGGCGTGTACCACTTGGTGCCGCCCCGGCTGCTAAAGCTGTTCCCAAGGGCGGGGCAGTGGTACTTTGGGGTAAAGAACCAGGAGTACCCACTGTTCAAGGAAATTCTGCGCGACATGGAGCCCGTGTATACTAAGTGGGCCATCAACCGCCTCATGCACTGGGACAGCACCAACGCCGGCACCAGCATTCAGATCCTGGGCACCCACGACTGGGTATTTCCGCCCGGCCCTACGCCCGTTGAGTACCTCATCCGGGGCGGCGGCCACTTCATGGTTATCAGCCACGCCCCAGAAATTGCCGCCATCCTGAATAAGCTAGCAGCTGAGTTTGAGCATACAGCCAAGCTCACAAACGCTACCTCCTCGCATTCATAA
- a CDS encoding DUF2806 domain-containing protein: MDLNDSGLIPEGVADLVDYVDGITLPPAIKKSLWKAIGDLIAGAVDVPVAYLESKAQQIRMEAQGLAFITKKSAEAAAQKFGGDDQLVERAVSHFGQKLFKEQINREKVVAQTIEELKNDPPKQDSGSEIDDDWLSMFSRIAEQKSNQDVQLFLAKILAGEIRKPGSYSPQTIQILSTLSQNIAQLFQAFCDASYFMPLVNQAGLITDPFGNAGSNALTPVGLSYSNLTALQDAGLIQHDLNAWREIPPILFTMPFSIGGKTYNMIPNGISQQDLISLKPKIKVINFTEPGLQLRSVLHLGTNPTYETQILSWLKTQHKLIPISIS; encoded by the coding sequence ATGGATTTAAATGATAGTGGGCTAATACCTGAAGGTGTCGCTGATCTAGTTGATTATGTGGATGGAATCACGCTTCCTCCCGCAATTAAGAAAAGCCTATGGAAAGCTATTGGAGACCTGATAGCAGGTGCTGTAGATGTTCCAGTAGCATACCTTGAATCAAAAGCTCAGCAAATTAGAATGGAAGCTCAAGGATTAGCTTTCATTACAAAGAAATCAGCTGAAGCAGCGGCTCAAAAGTTTGGTGGAGATGACCAATTGGTAGAAAGAGCTGTAAGCCATTTTGGTCAAAAGCTATTTAAGGAGCAAATCAATCGTGAGAAAGTAGTAGCTCAAACAATCGAGGAGTTGAAGAACGACCCTCCCAAGCAAGATTCTGGTTCAGAAATAGATGATGATTGGCTCTCTATGTTTTCGCGCATTGCGGAGCAAAAATCAAATCAAGATGTTCAGCTATTTTTAGCTAAGATACTTGCAGGAGAAATACGTAAACCAGGAAGTTATAGCCCTCAAACAATACAAATTTTATCTACACTAAGTCAAAATATCGCTCAACTTTTCCAGGCTTTCTGCGACGCTAGTTATTTCATGCCTCTTGTGAACCAAGCGGGACTTATTACTGACCCATTTGGTAATGCAGGTAGCAATGCACTCACTCCAGTGGGACTTTCATATTCAAATTTAACTGCACTACAAGATGCTGGCTTAATACAGCATGACTTGAATGCTTGGAGAGAAATTCCACCTATATTATTTACTATGCCGTTTTCAATTGGCGGTAAGACTTACAATATGATACCTAATGGTATCTCACAGCAAGATTTAATAAGCCTCAAGCCTAAAATTAAAGTAATAAACTTTACTGAACCTGGCTTGCAGTTACGTTCAGTGTTACACCTAGGCACAAATCCCACCTATGAAACTCAAATTTTAAGTTGGCTTAAAACACAACACAAATTGATTCCTATTTCAATTTCATAG
- a CDS encoding ribonucleoside-diphosphate reductase small subunit — MEPLLTENPNRFVLFPIQHNDVWQMYKKAEASFWTAEEIDLSQDQKDWENLNDGERHFISHVLAFFAASDGIVNENLAVNFMQEVQMAEARCFYGFQVMMENIHSETYSLLIDTYIKDPKQKDYLFNALETVPAVGKKGEWAIKWINSENFTERLIAFAAVEGIFFSGSFCSIFWLKKRGLMPGLTFSNELISRDEGLHCDFACLLYKDHLQNKLPESRVHEIIKDAVQIEQEFVTDALPVNLIGMNAQLMSQYIEFVADRLLDSLGYSKIYGATNPFDFMEMISLQGKTNFFEKRVGEYQKAGVMSERTSNAFSLDEDF; from the coding sequence ATGGAACCTCTGCTTACCGAGAACCCAAACCGCTTCGTCCTCTTCCCAATTCAGCACAATGACGTGTGGCAGATGTACAAGAAGGCCGAGGCCTCTTTCTGGACGGCCGAGGAAATTGACCTCTCTCAGGATCAGAAGGACTGGGAAAACCTCAACGACGGCGAGCGTCACTTTATCAGCCACGTGCTGGCTTTCTTCGCGGCCTCCGATGGTATTGTGAACGAGAACCTGGCCGTGAACTTCATGCAGGAAGTGCAGATGGCCGAGGCCCGTTGCTTCTACGGCTTCCAGGTGATGATGGAAAACATCCACTCGGAGACCTATTCCCTGCTGATTGACACCTACATCAAAGACCCCAAGCAGAAGGACTACCTCTTCAATGCCCTGGAAACGGTACCTGCCGTGGGCAAGAAGGGTGAGTGGGCTATCAAGTGGATTAACTCCGAGAACTTCACGGAGCGCCTGATTGCGTTTGCCGCTGTAGAGGGTATCTTCTTCTCGGGCTCGTTCTGCTCCATTTTCTGGCTGAAAAAGCGCGGCCTGATGCCCGGCCTGACCTTCTCTAACGAGCTTATCTCCCGCGACGAAGGCCTGCACTGCGACTTCGCCTGCCTGCTCTACAAAGACCACCTGCAAAACAAGCTGCCCGAAAGCCGCGTGCACGAAATCATCAAGGACGCGGTGCAGATTGAGCAGGAGTTCGTGACCGACGCGCTGCCCGTAAACCTGATTGGCATGAACGCCCAGCTGATGTCGCAGTACATTGAGTTTGTGGCCGACCGCCTGCTCGACTCGCTGGGCTACAGCAAGATCTACGGCGCCACTAACCCCTTCGACTTCATGGAAATGATTTCGCTGCAGGGCAAAACCAACTTCTTCGAGAAGCGCGTGGGCGAGTACCAGAAGGCCGGCGTAATGAGCGAGCGGACTTCCAACGCCTTCTCTCTCGACGAGGACTTTTAA
- a CDS encoding DUF6624 domain-containing protein codes for MKKAITLLAALLLSSLVFAQSEFRKLNQQAADAYATKRYKSSGEHYDQAFKQAKAQPTSTDLYNAACSWALAGNATKAFQYLDKATAAGWENVAHVKQDTDLTTLHANKRWQPMIAKLEAAVAKGEANYNKPLKQQLDSIMASDQGGRMKIQEVEKKYGQQSAEMTALWKEIEATDARNLQRITKLLDTHGWPRKSEVGNTGTQTVFLVIQHSNLPTMEKYFPMAKQAMEQGDLSKSAFALLQDRLLMWQGKPQIYGSQLKGDANGKMVFHESEDEAHVDERRAAIGMEPLASYAKRFGLEYKVPAK; via the coding sequence ATGAAAAAGGCCATTACCCTTCTGGCGGCTCTCTTGCTGAGCAGCCTTGTCTTCGCCCAAAGCGAGTTCCGGAAGCTTAACCAGCAGGCGGCAGATGCTTATGCCACCAAGCGCTACAAAAGCTCCGGGGAGCACTACGACCAGGCCTTCAAGCAAGCCAAAGCCCAACCCACCAGCACCGACCTCTACAACGCGGCCTGCAGCTGGGCGCTGGCGGGCAACGCCACCAAAGCCTTCCAGTACCTCGACAAAGCCACTGCGGCCGGCTGGGAAAACGTGGCCCACGTGAAGCAGGACACCGACCTGACCACCCTGCACGCCAATAAGCGCTGGCAGCCCATGATAGCCAAGCTGGAAGCCGCTGTTGCGAAGGGTGAAGCCAACTACAACAAGCCCCTCAAGCAGCAGCTAGATTCTATTATGGCCTCCGACCAGGGCGGGCGCATGAAGATTCAGGAGGTGGAGAAAAAATACGGCCAGCAGTCAGCGGAGATGACGGCGCTCTGGAAGGAAATTGAAGCCACCGATGCCCGCAACCTGCAGCGCATCACTAAGCTGCTGGATACGCACGGGTGGCCTAGAAAGTCGGAAGTAGGAAACACGGGGACCCAAACGGTGTTTCTGGTGATCCAGCACTCCAACCTGCCCACTATGGAGAAGTACTTTCCTATGGCCAAGCAGGCAATGGAGCAAGGCGATTTATCGAAGTCGGCTTTTGCGCTCTTGCAGGACCGCCTGCTGATGTGGCAGGGCAAGCCCCAGATATACGGCAGCCAGCTCAAGGGCGACGCCAATGGCAAGATGGTGTTTCACGAAAGCGAAGACGAAGCCCACGTGGATGAGCGCCGCGCCGCCATCGGCATGGAGCCCCTGGCCAGTTATGCCAAGCGCTTTGGATTAGAGTATAAAGTACCGGCGAAGTAA